The sequence TACATTCCTCTCAAGAACGAAGCGGCAGTCGATCGCGCGTGGCTCGACATCAGCAGCATGAAACATCTGCACGCCGTCGAGTCCGACACACCGCTGTGCGTGTTCGTGTTTACGCCGACGCCCGAAGGCGTCTATTCGAGAATGTTTGCGCCCGAACAGGGAATTGTCGAAGATCCGGCCACAGGGGCGCGACCGGCCCGCTGGCCGCCTACATGTTCCAAAACGGATTGACGTCCGGCAGCGATGGCTCGACGTTCGTGAGCGAACAGGGAAAGAAGATGGGCCGGCGCAGTCTGTTATTCGTCAAAATCAGTGGGAAAAACGGCGCGGACGGCATCGACGTCGGCGGCTATGTCACGGCACTGATGGATGGCACGACGCGCCTCGCGCCTGCGTGA comes from Candidatus Eremiobacteraceae bacterium and encodes:
- a CDS encoding PhzF family phenazine biosynthesis protein; the encoded protein is MKELSDARSPSPQQFSAGNPTVYIPLKNEAAVDRAWLDISSMKHLHAVESDTPLCVFVFTPTPEGVYSRMFAPEQGIVEDPATGARPARWPPTCSKTD